The Candidatus Defluviibacterium haderslevense DNA window CGTTCGACAGATGAACAGTATTGGTATTGGATCTTTGGTTATTATTGCCATCATTTCTATTTTTATTGGTGCTGTGACCGCAGTTCAGTTTTCTTATCAGATGGGCGACTCCTTAATACCAAGATATTATATAGGGTACATCGTGCGCGATATGACCATCATTGAGTTAGCTCCTACCTTTAGTTGTATGGTACTTGCAGGAAAAGTAGGATCCAGTCTTGCTTCTGAGATTGGTGGAATGCGGCAGAAAGAACATATTGACGCTATGGAAATAATGGGTGTTAATACAGCTGCTTTTTTGGTTCAACCTAAAATTCTAGCTGCACTTACGATTATTCCCATGCTAGTTTGTATCGGTGCATTTATTAGTATATGTGGAGGATATATAGCAAGTGTTCCATTTGGACGGTTTTCACATGAAGAATATGAACAAGGATTGAGAAGTTTTTTTATCCCTTATAATATTACCATGATGTTTGTAAAGGCATTGACATTCTCCTTTATTTTAACTACCGTGTCTTGTTATCAGGGATATTTCGTAAAAGGTGGAAGTATTGAATTGGGTCATGCCAGCACACAAGCTGTAGTCTACTCTAACATATTAATTTTACTTTCTGATTATGTAATTGCAATGTTGATGACCGCATGATTATAGCAAAACATATCATTAAAAATTTTAATAATCAAGAAGTATTAAAAGACATCAGCTGCGTATTTGAAAAAGGAAAAACCAATTTAATTATTGGACGATCGGGTGCTGGAAAAACAGTTTTGCTAAAAATATTAATAGGTTTAGTGGAACCCAGTTCAGGTGAAGTTTGGTATGATGATGTTAATTTTTATAAATTAAATAAATTACAATTGAGACAATTGCGGATGCAAATCGGTATGTTGTTTCAAGGTTCTGCATTATTTGATTCGATGACCGTAGAAGAAAATATTCGTTTTCCACTGGACATGTTTACGCATCAAACACTGAAAGAAAAACACATGCAAGTTGATTATTGCCTTGAACGAGTCAACTTAAGTGGAAATAATAAAAAATATCCATCTGAATTATCGGGTGGGATGCAAAAACGAGTTGGTATAGCAAGAGCCATAGTTTTAAATCCAAAATATTTGTTTTGCGATGAACCGAAT harbors:
- a CDS encoding ATP-binding cassette domain-containing protein, giving the protein MIIAKHIIKNFNNQEVLKDISCVFEKGKTNLIIGRSGAGKTVLLKILIGLVEPSSGEVWYDDVNFYKLNKLQLRQLRMQIGMLFQGSALFDSMTVEENIRFPLDMFTHQTLKEKHMQVDYCLERVNLSGNNKKYPSELSGGMQKRVGIARAIVLNPKYLFCDEPNSGLDPKTSIVIDELIASITKEKNIITVINTHDMNSVMEIGENIIFLHEGKLEWTGTSEDVLTSTNEILQGFIFASPFLQRLRKNM
- a CDS encoding ABC transporter permease gives rise to the protein MKTLYHLGRYVLWLGQVFKKPENLKMYWRETVRQMNSIGIGSLVIIAIISIFIGAVTAVQFSYQMGDSLIPRYYIGYIVRDMTIIELAPTFSCMVLAGKVGSSLASEIGGMRQKEHIDAMEIMGVNTAAFLVQPKILAALTIIPMLVCIGAFISICGGYIASVPFGRFSHEEYEQGLRSFFIPYNITMMFVKALTFSFILTTVSCYQGYFVKGGSIELGHASTQAVVYSNILILLSDYVIAMLMTA